gctcaaccatgtgtgcaccatagtaggctctcggtttcgtcgcggcaccatcagtcgttagtcatgacaccattaccaaacgtaaccaaCGAGAATTCCACATagcataaatagatggagcccatgagagtatggctcagaaaatgtgactgaagttgaagcaaagattgttggcaaaagagcatcagatGAGAACTTTTATTTAACTCAGAGAACCATTTTATGATCATCACGGGGATTATCGGCCAAAGATTGATACGATATTTAATATGAGGAGGAGCTGACCATGAGATCAAGATCATTGagtttttagagacatgagagaactaaagacAACATCAACAttcattgaaccaaatggatacatCGTTTAGAGATTAAATTGATCACAACATCATGATCCTCGGAGGAGGGGTATGAGACtgaccagaaatgagagatttaggcaaatcaacatccgatacttgagaacgggttatagcagataaccagataacggggcagaatCAATAGGGGATTTGGTTGGTAAGGCAAATATGATTTACAAGAAAAAGGATTACCAAATCCAGgcaaaaggagaggtaggcaaacaggaTCAGCTGGATGATCAACAGGAATGttatgaagttttaggggcaagggtttatggaaagaaacatggccttgatagggtttgcgcaactagacaccaaacaacatttgttttgacacaacaagtgcacaaggagacttgggttggtctagcggtcaagctgtGGGTGTCTATAAGTTGTGCAGGTACAATTTCAAGTGTAGAACACACAAGGGCAAGAGAATACCAACACAAGCATGATTTTTTTTtggaggtttcacttgctaaactcaaggttgtttggagggggaaatcttttcatgagcagaacagacaacattttttttgtaaaaagggttgaacattcagaataccacctagatagcaaggcaagagaaacacataacacaacctaacaagacttaccaatctgacacgaggtaagaCATTTCTAACATAGCAGCACATCACATTATTCCcaatttcttattattggaataaaggtgagagaagcatgttggtgcacaagagacaattatgcgacaatcatgatgcatgctcattctagtcgtcttctcagacctaactactttTTGGGTGCTTTCTATAGCATCCTTATTAAtattagtagtagcctttatggcctatataaatagccacctagctacccatctatttcctaaggcttcacgtcctaggtctatccttatcgtcctgatatctatccaactttggtttctaagtaagttttactttagaaaaggttggtaatcatgacttattgacttctctgtactggtattcgctccgataccagctgtggcggaactgcctgaattattccaacttaagtgcttaagccccgccttagaggctagaccacacttaaatgggaataacccgtcaatccctcggatctagtccgataaagccacttaaccaggatcgaataccactagctcacacgaaggtgaggcacagagaaatacaataaaacataataccacaatttaataagtatcattagtgattacattatcggagtttcagcaataataaccatgaattttaatgcagcggaaataactaacggagaaaaccgagtaacatggcgaagcctggccatgctactcctcctggtcctctcctgcggaagcagtaacccacttgaccatctatcccggtggcagggatggaggccaagtcacaccagcaacaaatcatcctaagaagtacctgcaaaaattgtgccacaagcaaggctgagtatactaatactcagctagacttacccggtgtgaggagtctactcctctacctctagacatgcagctgtttggctgaggggtttgctttgccaaaagcactagctgagtctaaaatcatgttttagctttttcaagttttagtatgatccttttgactagatgtgtacctagctaatcatacatggtatcaaacatttttatcaaccaacatcttttgccagtcaccacatttccacttattactcaatgtagcagcatggatcaagcagtctcattagctgcgagaagcagacgattcgaatcgagtttttaaaccttgcaaggtaaacctaaacacacgacatgtaggggcactccgtccccacacacatcaaccgtccccatcgattccctggcaacagatcagggctcaccgccttggcgtacaatgccccactgaccccgactggccgtcgtgcagtggccgcacttgtacccaccataaccggaatgggagacctcgtctcaggtcgcgtgaggggcaaagtctgcgggcaggttcactcaggtactaggcttaccgatttaccatatttctcgatatgtgtttagtacgttcaaacgcttgactcacggtaccacaccttaatccttattccaatttccgtctcgtagaaaacgcatccccatggaccgttgtccacagaccaccatcagtatgatatcaaaatggatacaaccaattcctgacctcgcgcgagtgctagaaaaatcactcgacttctaccgagatccttaattagtaaagcagctactcgacctagcatactagtatccatctcaaaagggaatcctgagttcatgcaactagggtttcaggcaactcctacacttaagtgcacagtacaagcctacaaacattaagtgcagtaaaatagcatatataacggttatgcataaaaccggggcttgcctttattttaacacttagatagtgtttgctggggaggtactcgcttggcgagcatccactggttaagtccatccttccttgggtcgtccaccgactgcatcttgtggttgacaCCACATCACTCGCACGGTCGTCACCTCTCGGTCCTAattgagatgcaggatgcatatgtatgaatacaatgaaaaatatcacaagctatataaatacatggtagcaaactaacatttaattgcaagacaccgcaacgactatacgcaagcgctagctattcgtatgttatcggcgttcatcattaacaccattaacaagacggccacattttatttatttacgcaacctAAATACGATATGACAAGTACACGTATTTTCTACGCTCACCTTAATCATTCATTTGTTCTCCTATTGACCACACAAGagcaaccaagacaacgtaagtttaaatcggacctaggcatcaatgtctatgaaactcctatatcgcaatcactagagaaaggaacatataaaacaagacacacatatcatctctagcttaaccatggtaagtctacattacttaagagcaaaccaaacatttttagcgacatgggtgaactaaacaatcaaaagcgcactagcagaatttttggacagcaatacagcagtcacttgtttcagtcataactcacaacatatttaaccaaaaatagtaaactagaactttctagaaagcttgaaaagtgctttacaactttggtattggcatcacagcatgattaaacacttagcaaggtcaaaaggtgttaacacaacagtgctgtccagatttggacagattcagacttatgactttaaaaattcataactgaagattcaggcatccaaacaaggtgatcctagactttctggaaaggtaataaaattgtctacatatcacttataaacatcttaaggtgaCTCAAtagttaactaaggataaaatacactagaaggctttgctgtccagaattggacagattcagtcttcagacttcaaacatccataacttaatcttcagaccaccaaaaatagtgatccaagactttttggaaagcttggcaattgcactacataacttttataatcaccgagAAGTGATTCTGTGCTTAACGGAATCAAACAACgcagttttcaaaatctgttctgacggaggacagaacacagcaatcagtttgtaaatttcataactcttaaaccgtcaggcctttagttatgaaattttaacacaagcaagatcagaaaagcatctacaactttcttataatgaccatgaacaggttgcaacattaaattgagaAAACAAtacaatttctgaaatctgtacagaatttggacagattcaattactgaatttgtaaaaagcataacttctaaactgtcagacctatgactgtcaaattttaacacaagtaagatattaaagttatctacaactttattgtgaccaccaataacttatttgaacattaacttaagcaaccattgcaatttctgaaatctgttcagaaattcgacagattcaggtgctgagcttgtgaaaagcacaactcctaaacgatcaggtttatggctgtcaaatttttgtacaagcaagataatcaggttatctacaacttttctatagaacatatctacagaaaacacaatttagttcatcaaacatacagcacaccgaaaacagtacgtgcagtccaaaacaacagtcaataaatttcagctcctatataattcaagaatcagtcgtgttctagagacttgaattattctaacacttcacCGTTGATTAGAGTTAAATTAGTCAAATCAGGACCATCAAGTTGACTCATAAATTTTATCCAAGTCATTTTGTGCGCTAGATTTACCATACTCAATTAACCACGCGTTCTCCACGATAATCAacatcgaagcgcttttcacccaataatttgcattttagcttagacctcacatgagcactaatacttttcactcgcaaccataaccatacacagttagaccacaacaagcaattcatcgcgGCTACAAACttaaccaaagccatctaacaagtCGGCTAGCCAGAGTAACAATCTAGGCCGTTACACATCTTACACGTCGGCTTGCATATTATAGCAATCCGAGACAACACatatataacaaacacttaacgAAATAGACTCCTACTTAATATGAGTTGGCTAACGCAGCATGAAAAAAAATAGTAATTCAtacacaagttcatatttttctcaATCATAACACCACGAGACCAACAAAACTAGTTTCACCATTTTAGACATCTTAACTTAAAATACAGCTAAAAGTAATTCGATTAGTTTTCTTAACTACTTTTCTATATTAGGTCACTTAGCTCCCAATTAATCAACACACCATATTTCCTTTGACGCAATAGGTAGAGCACGACTACTTGTTTCTAACAATCCTTGGGTATCAACAATTAATTGCCTATGGTATTTATCCGACTCGAAAACATAGAGAAGGCGACGACTACTACGGCATGTCGTCACCTCATCTTAATCGCATAATCAATTTTAGCTTTACTGATCGAGTCTGCCGACTAACCGTTTAAACTAGTAAAACCTATCCTTCGCaatcaaacaacacatcgcacATCTTCCTATTGAAATgtaaaaacatccgagttcttttctactttctttttctttcgccacaaacttcaatccataccaatacaatttttaaacacgcaCCACATCGATCAATTTCTATGAATCGACGACCACCAATCTCTAACTCGAAATCATGAGCACGACCATATTACGACCTACCGCCAAAACATTTCAACCACATctatataatttattaatcaagttaatcgagagcgacatgcatcggctcaccataaacaaacccaaatcGGCGTTTGCAAGAACGACGgtgattccgatttgtgcatcgctacgaacatcgacgagcgtcgagcgacttgccttctccacgcaagcacggggttttctcctccataaaaataaaacaaagcagcacacatacataattaatcataggaaaataatgtcgatgcggaatcgaacacggagcgtcgcggtctcaccggggtgaacgacgacgacgacggggctgcgcaaaaacagcAAACAACCGGCGAGTGTCGACGGCGTGCTGTTCACTGCGCTTTATAAAACAGGGAACCGGCAGCGCGTGGAGGCGTCGGGGCCGCTGCGCCAACGGGGAAAACAGAGGGGCTGCGTTGACGGACAACGAGCAGCGACAATGTGGCTGCGCAATACATCGAGCGGGTGGCATGCAAGCGGCGAGGGAAGCACTGATGCTGCTGCGATGGAGAAGGAGGGGGTTGGTGCTGTCCTTGGGAAGGAGTCGCAGCAAGGAAAGGCTTGTGGCCATGGAGGAATGGAGTTCGCAGCTTGCTGCCGGAGGTGGAAAAAAAAGGCATCGGTTGGGGAGAGGAGATGAGGCTGCTGGTTTCCATGGGAGGGGGAGCCGAGCAGCTAGGGAAAGGAGCTCGCAGCCATGGGGAGAGGTGGAGCTGAGCTCCACGTTTGCTGCACGCCATGGACAGCAGGACGTGCGCTGCTCGCTGCTGGAATTTCTGGGCGCCGACAAGAGGTAGAAGAAAAGGGGCGCTGCGCAGGGAGGAATGAGGGCGCCGGCTGGGAGAAATGGCGCCATGGAGGGAGCTGCTGCTTGGAGGAATGGAGCTCGGCGGCCATGGAGTTTCTGCCCCTGCGCACGCACAGGAAACAGAGAGAAGAGGTTGCTGCTCGGCCACACCATTGAGCCGAGGAGGAAGGGCGCCATGGGGGCTGGCCTTGCTGCAGGAGCGTCGAGCGCCCTGGGAGAAGGAGCTGCAGAGGGGCGCTGGCTTCCTGCTGGCCGTGGAGCAGGGGACACGCCCAGGAGAAGGACAGGGAGCGCGCTCGGCTGGAGGTTCTGCTTGCCTGCAGGGAGCGCACGGCTGCTCTCCATCCCTGTAGGGCGAGCGACAGCAGGGGAGAGAGGCCGACCGTCGAGGTTGCTGCCCCCCGCGCACGCTGGAGCTTGCTCGAGGAAGGGGAGGAGACGCCATGGACAGGGAAGCTCCCTGCGCGCTGGCTGCTGTGCGTGGGAGGAAGAAAGGTTGCTGGCGGCTGAAAATttttgaggggtgggagtgcaaaatagcCAAGTGCAAGGAGAGAGGGCTCCTATTTATAGAGGGGCATTAGGGCTAGGGTTTCCTtagtgggctgggccgggctggaatgggcttggcccaaaacatgAAATCGGGTCGCGCTAATTTATTTTTCCGAATAAAAATGTTCCCGCGGAATTCGTCTGTGTAAAAACAGAGCGAGCTGGAGTTCGGACGGACGaaagattgagcgattaattcggccgagagtttgatttgaattcgTTCGGAAATAATTTCTCGCAcactattttagaaataaatgtttctcTCAGACTTCCGATCGGcttcggatttttagtcggagaaaccGAATCGTGACAATTTAAAattgctgtcgatacggggttttgaattcggttcggacatgagatatttagctgagtcgagtaagaattaattagaggacgacatatcgaGTATTCCGTCTGAGAGTACGGATCCAAATAAAATAGTCGGGCATCAGTCGAAGGCCGAGGAATTGGATTTGggcacagctcgactagcaactgtcgagcaTTTGATTAcatgagctttagacgagatttataattcgagaatgatcttcgaaTCTGCATGAGTTctgagaattaaaagttttaacatgctccaaaattggttgtttctcgcgatcgattaactccgaattcggtgaacttccatgagaaGCCTGATAGACatagatagacacgatcgagaaatagaaattttcactgagcatccgagattaggataactcccctgacataacgcgaaatagacacctggggtgtcacatgatgggtcgg
This portion of the Zea mays cultivar B73 chromosome 2, Zm-B73-REFERENCE-NAM-5.0, whole genome shotgun sequence genome encodes:
- the LOC109944015 gene encoding uncharacterized protein — protein: MESSRALPAGKQNLQPSALPVLLLGVSPAPRPAGSQRPSAAPSPRALDAPAARPAPMAPFLLGSMVWPSSNLFSLFPVRAQGQKLHGRRAPFLQAAAPSMAPFLPAGALIPPCAAPLFFYLLSAPRNSSSEQRTSCCPWRAANVELSSTSPHGCELLSLAARLPLPWKPAASSPLPNRCLFFPPPAASCELHSSMATSLSLLRLLPKDSTNPLLLHRSSISASLAACMPPARCIAQPHCRCSLSVNAAPLFSPLAQRPRRLHALPVPCFIKRSEQHAVDTRRLFAVFAQPRRRRRSPRRKPRACVEKASRSTLVDVRSDAQIGITVVLANADLGLFMDREVTTVRVMWCQPQDAVGGRPKEGWT